A window of Equus caballus isolate H_3958 breed thoroughbred chromosome 10, TB-T2T, whole genome shotgun sequence contains these coding sequences:
- the EEF1A1 gene encoding elongation factor 1-alpha 1, protein MGKEKTHINIVVIGHVDSGKSTTTGHLIYKCGGIDKRTIEKFEKEAAEMGKGSFKYAWVLDKLKAERERGITIDISLWKFETSKYYVTIIDAPGHRDFIKNMITGTSQADCAVLIVAAGVGEFEAGISKNGQTREHALLAYTLGVKQLIVGVNKMDSTEPPYSQKRYEEIVKEVSTYIKKIGYNPDTVAFVPISGWNGDNMLEPSANMPWFKGWKVTRKDGNASGTTLLEALDCILPPTRPTDKPLRLPLQDVYKIGGIGTVPVGRVETGVLKPGMVVTFAPVNVTTEVKSVEMHHEALSEALPGDNVGFNVKNVSVKDVRRGNVAGDSKNDPPMEAAGFTAQVIILNHPGQISAGYAPVLDCHTAHIACKFAELKEKIDRRSGKKLEDGPKFLKSGDAAIVDMVPGKPMCVESFSDYPPLGRFAVRDMRQTVAVGVIKAVDKKAAGAGKVTKSAQKAQKAK, encoded by the exons atggggaaggaaaagacTCATATCAACATCGTCGTCATTGGGCACGTCGATTCGGGCAAGTCCACCACGACTGGCCACCTGATCTACAAGTGCGGTGGGATCGACAAAAGAACCATCGAGAAATTCGAGAAGGAGGCTGCTGAG ATGGGAAAGGGCTCCTTCAAGTATGCCTGGGTCTTGGATAAACTGAAAGCTGAACGTGAGCGTGGTATCACCATTGATATCTCCCTGTGGAAATTCGAGACCAGCAAGTATTATGTGACCATCATTGATGCCCCCGGACACAGAGACTTCATCAAAAACATGATTACAGGCACGTCTCAG GCTGACTGTGCTGTCCTCATTGTCGCTGCTGGTGTTGGTGAATTTGAAGCAGGTATCTCCAAGAATGGGCAGACCCGTGAGCATGCCCTTCTGGCTTACACACTGGGTGTGAAACAACTAATTGTTGGTGTTAACAAAATGGATTCCACTGAGCCACCTTACAGCCAGAAGAGATATGAGGAAATCGTTAAGGAAGTCagcacctacattaagaaaattgGTTACAACCCAGACACAGTTGCATTTGTGCCAATTTCTGGTTGGAATGGTGACAACATGCTGGAGCCAAGTGCTAAT ATGCCTTGGTTCAAGGGATGGAAAGTCACCCGTAAAGATGGCAATGCCAGTGGAACTACGCTGCTTGAAGCTCTGGATTGCATCCTGCCACCAACTCGTCCAACTGATAAGCCCTTGCGTCTGCCCCTCCAGGACGTCTACAAAATTGGTG GTATTGGTACTGTCCCTGTGGGCCGAGTGGAGACTGGTGTTTTGAAACCTGGCATGGTGGTTACCTTTGCTCCAGTCAATGTTACAACTGAAGTAAAGTCTGTTGAAATGCATCATGAAGCTTTGAGCGAAGCTCTTCCTGGGGACAACGTGGGCTTCAATGTCAAGAACGTGTCCGTCAAAGATGTTCGCCGTGGCAATGTGGCTGGTGACAGCAAAAATGATCCACCAATGGAAGCAGCTGGCTTCACAGCTCAG GTGATTATCCTGAACCATCCAGGCCAAATCAGTGCTGGGTATGCACCTGTGCTGGATTGTCACACAGCTCACATTGCTTGCAAGTTTGCTGAGCTGAAGGAGAAGATTGATCGTCGTTCTGGAAAGAAGCTGGAAGATGGCCCCAAATTCTTGAAATCTGGTGATGCTGCCATCGTTGATATGGTTCCTGGCAAGCCCATGTGTGTTGAGAGCTTTTCTGACTATCCTCCTCTGG gCCGTTTTGCTGTTCGTGACATGAGACAGACGGTTGCTGTGGGTGTCATCAAAGCAGTGGACAAGAAAGCAGCTGGAGCTGGCAAGGTCACCAAGTCTGCCCAGAAGGCTCAGAAGGCTAAATGA